The following coding sequences lie in one Lentilactobacillus sp. SPB1-3 genomic window:
- the dapF gene encoding diaminopimelate epimerase: protein MTQLQKVHGSMNTFFLLDQTELNQPLRQTELIDFARHITDDQQGLLGGADGLLVVDRSNHEECLGSMQVINTDGSIASMCGNGLRTVSRYLSEKFGQTKFKVETQDADLHVSQENNFADGVPTFSVEISPVSFNRESLPFSNLNTDTLIDQTVPEFDDTLKFTAIAVPNPHLISFVSEDVMDSDSLSKIGSELNSENQYFYDGVNVSYARIIDHNSLFVRTFERGVGFTNACGTGMSATSLAFCLNHPDMANFEQEITVTNPGGMVKTRVHQLSDSNYSIDLIGNATVTHTVTIDENDLHNNQLTSAQPAETGEQSAYEAFVATI, encoded by the coding sequence ATGACTCAATTACAAAAAGTACATGGCTCAATGAATACGTTTTTCTTATTGGACCAGACTGAATTAAACCAGCCATTAAGACAAACTGAATTAATTGATTTTGCACGCCACATTACCGATGATCAGCAAGGATTATTAGGCGGTGCTGATGGATTACTTGTGGTTGACCGAAGCAATCACGAAGAATGCCTCGGAAGTATGCAAGTTATCAATACTGACGGAAGTATTGCATCAATGTGTGGTAACGGTTTGCGAACTGTCAGTCGATACTTATCCGAAAAGTTCGGCCAGACTAAATTTAAAGTTGAGACTCAAGACGCTGATCTACATGTCAGCCAAGAAAACAATTTTGCCGATGGCGTTCCAACTTTTAGTGTGGAAATTTCTCCGGTCTCATTCAACAGAGAATCATTACCTTTTAGTAATCTAAATACCGATACTTTGATTGATCAAACCGTGCCGGAATTTGACGATACTCTAAAATTCACTGCCATTGCAGTGCCAAATCCACACTTAATCAGTTTCGTTTCTGAAGATGTCATGGATTCTGATTCGCTAAGCAAGATTGGCTCGGAGTTGAATTCTGAAAATCAATATTTTTATGACGGAGTCAACGTCAGTTATGCTAGGATTATTGATCACAATTCGTTGTTCGTTAGAACATTTGAACGGGGTGTTGGGTTCACAAATGCCTGTGGAACTGGAATGTCCGCAACTAGTTTGGCATTCTGTTTGAATCACCCAGATATGGCGAACTTTGAACAAGAAATCACGGTTACAAATCCTGGTGGGATGGTCAAAACCCGTGTTCATCAACTTTCGGATAGTAATTACTCTATCGATTTGATAGGCAATGCGACAGTAACGCACACCGTTACAATTGACGAAAATGACCTTCACAATAATCAATTAACTAGCGCTCAACCAGCAGAAACTGGTGAACAGTCAGCCTATGAGGCTTTTGTTGCCACCATCTAA
- a CDS encoding aspartate kinase, with product MKVVKFGGSSLADAAHVRKVIDIISSDENRQIVVTSAPGKRFSDDIKVTDLLITYAKKVMVKAPYTDIQNQIFNRYLAIGNEFSVPESVLTKIRAKITGLPNKSYPNNDYLMAAFKAHGERLNAELFAACLTQSGIPAKFIDPSEAGIILTDDPNCASVDESTYQNLGKINVGNERLVFPGFFGFTKHGDIVTFARGGSDITGSILARGLHADLYENFTDVDAIFAANPHVIKNPAPISKMTFREMRELSYAGFSVFNDEAIIPAIQGQVPINVKNTNNPEADGTLIVPEDELEVKLPVTGITASNRFAALYLHRYLLNKEAGFTRKILNILFKYNVSYEHMPSGIDDLTIIFDNSQLDNQTIKKMCADIRDEVSPDVMEWIDDYAIIMVVGEGMRARIGTIDNIIRPLAENNIAVHMINQGASRISIMIGVREHDANEAIKEIYNNFFLTKSEVLQ from the coding sequence ATGAAAGTCGTTAAGTTTGGGGGCAGTTCGCTGGCAGATGCAGCTCATGTCCGAAAAGTTATTGATATCATTTCCAGTGACGAAAATCGTCAAATTGTAGTTACCTCTGCACCTGGTAAGAGATTCTCGGATGATATCAAAGTAACTGATTTATTAATTACATATGCCAAAAAAGTAATGGTTAAAGCACCTTACACAGATATTCAGAACCAAATTTTTAATCGGTACTTAGCCATCGGAAACGAGTTTAGTGTCCCTGAATCTGTATTAACAAAAATCAGAGCTAAGATCACTGGGCTGCCAAACAAATCTTATCCCAATAATGACTATTTAATGGCGGCTTTCAAAGCCCATGGTGAACGATTGAATGCTGAATTATTCGCCGCTTGCTTAACTCAAAGTGGCATCCCTGCCAAATTCATCGATCCTAGTGAAGCAGGCATAATTCTGACAGATGATCCTAACTGTGCTTCCGTAGATGAATCCACCTACCAAAATCTAGGTAAGATCAACGTCGGCAATGAACGGTTAGTATTTCCTGGTTTCTTTGGCTTTACTAAACATGGTGATATTGTGACTTTTGCCCGCGGTGGTTCAGATATCACTGGCTCTATTTTGGCCAGAGGATTACATGCAGACCTGTATGAAAACTTTACGGATGTTGATGCGATTTTTGCTGCCAACCCACATGTCATTAAAAATCCCGCCCCCATTAGCAAGATGACTTTCAGAGAGATGCGAGAATTATCATATGCCGGCTTTTCAGTATTTAATGACGAAGCCATTATTCCAGCCATTCAAGGCCAAGTTCCCATCAACGTAAAAAACACCAATAATCCAGAAGCCGACGGGACTTTGATTGTTCCTGAAGATGAACTGGAAGTGAAATTGCCAGTCACTGGAATTACGGCGTCAAATCGTTTTGCAGCCTTGTATCTTCACCGTTACTTGCTTAATAAAGAAGCAGGTTTCACCAGAAAAATATTAAATATTCTGTTCAAATATAACGTGTCGTATGAACACATGCCTTCCGGAATTGATGATTTAACAATCATTTTTGACAACAGCCAACTTGATAACCAGACCATAAAAAAAATGTGTGCGGATATTCGTGACGAAGTTTCTCCTGATGTTATGGAATGGATCGATGACTACGCAATTATCATGGTCGTTGGCGAAGGAATGCGAGCCAGAATTGGTACGATTGACAACATCATCAGACCTTTAGCGGAGAATAATATCGCTGTCCATATGATCAACCAAGGAGCGTCACGAATCTCAATCATGATTGGTGTTCGCGAACATGATGCAAACGAAGCAATCAAAGAAATTTACAATAATTTTTTTCTGACCAAATCGGAGGTGCTCCAATGA
- the lysA gene encoding diaminopimelate decarboxylase translates to MAEQTQAFQINNQGHLEIGGVDSLELAHQFGTPLVAYDVSAIRNQIRHFQSVFEQNHVDYAVSYASKAFASIAMFQLVNQEGGHIDVVSGGELYTAIKAGFPMDHVSFHGNNKSFAELTMAVEQQVGVIILDNFHEIELLQEVLQQQHQHINVMLRVTPGVSAHTHEYDQTGQVDSKFGFDIQSGQAFEALEKVLTIDSMNMLGIHAHIGSQIFEVNGFEMAANKLIDTLAEWNERIGYQAKVLNVGGGFGIRYTQEDDPIAPEEFVDAIVKTVKSETSEKGIATPAIWIEPGRSIVGPAGYNLYTVGSRKDVPGIRSYVTVDGGMGDNIRPALYQADYEAVLASNPTSPISETVRIAGKYCESGDILIKEQALPATKPGDVLAMLATGAYGYSMASNYNRNPRLAVVFCEDGEAKLVIRRETYDDLISHDLSIE, encoded by the coding sequence ATGGCAGAACAAACGCAAGCATTTCAAATTAATAATCAGGGTCATTTAGAAATTGGTGGTGTCGATTCGTTAGAATTAGCCCATCAATTTGGCACACCTTTAGTAGCTTATGATGTTTCAGCAATTCGTAATCAGATTCGTCATTTTCAATCTGTATTTGAACAAAATCACGTGGATTACGCAGTAAGTTATGCCAGCAAAGCATTTGCCTCCATCGCAATGTTTCAGTTAGTCAATCAAGAGGGCGGGCATATCGATGTTGTCTCAGGGGGTGAACTTTATACCGCTATTAAGGCAGGATTCCCAATGGACCATGTTAGTTTTCACGGTAATAACAAATCTTTTGCAGAATTAACGATGGCAGTTGAGCAACAAGTTGGCGTGATAATCTTAGATAATTTTCATGAGATCGAACTGTTGCAAGAGGTTTTGCAACAACAGCACCAACATATCAATGTCATGTTGAGAGTGACGCCGGGCGTTTCGGCTCATACTCATGAATATGATCAAACTGGTCAAGTAGACAGTAAGTTTGGCTTTGATATCCAAAGCGGACAGGCCTTTGAAGCATTGGAAAAGGTGTTAACAATTGATTCGATGAACATGCTGGGTATCCACGCTCACATCGGTTCACAAATCTTTGAAGTGAACGGTTTTGAGATGGCTGCTAATAAATTAATCGATACGTTGGCAGAATGGAATGAAAGAATTGGCTATCAAGCTAAGGTATTGAATGTTGGTGGTGGATTTGGAATTCGTTACACACAAGAAGATGACCCAATTGCCCCAGAAGAATTCGTTGATGCGATTGTTAAGACAGTCAAATCTGAAACGAGTGAAAAAGGTATCGCCACTCCAGCAATTTGGATTGAACCTGGCAGATCGATCGTTGGGCCGGCTGGTTACAATCTCTACACTGTTGGTTCAAGAAAAGACGTTCCTGGAATTCGTTCATATGTCACCGTTGACGGTGGGATGGGGGACAATATTAGACCAGCACTTTATCAGGCTGACTATGAAGCGGTTTTAGCAAGTAATCCAACCTCACCAATCAGTGAGACAGTTCGGATCGCAGGTAAATATTGTGAATCAGGCGACATCTTGATTAAAGAGCAAGCACTACCAGCGACTAAGCCCGGCGATGTGTTAGCGATGTTAGCAACTGGAGCTTACGGATATTCGATGGCTTCAAATTATAATCGTAATCCGAGACTAGCCGTCGTCTTTTGTGAAGATGGAGAGGCAAAATTAGTAATTCGCCGTGAGACATATGATGACTTAATTAGTCATGACCTAAGTATTGAATAA
- the dapD gene encoding 2,3,4,5-tetrahydropyridine-2,6-dicarboxylate N-acetyltransferase has protein sequence MEEMSAQEIIEYIGNADKQTPVKVFIKGNMSNLTNTNAIKTFLDAHTGILFGNWQDVEPFLKENASVIEDYVIENDARNSAVPLLDLKQINARIEPGAIIRDKVTIGDNAVIMMGAIINIGAEIGADSMIDMGVVLGGRAIVGKHSHIGAGAVLAGVIEPASAKPVQVDDNVLIGANAVVIEGVHVGEGAVVAAGSIVTSDVAPHTMVAGVPARKIKDVDDKTVSKTSLEDDLRKL, from the coding sequence ATGGAAGAAATGAGTGCACAAGAAATCATTGAATACATCGGTAATGCTGATAAACAAACGCCGGTAAAGGTTTTTATCAAAGGAAATATGTCTAATTTAACTAACACAAATGCGATTAAGACATTTTTGGATGCTCATACAGGAATTTTATTTGGTAACTGGCAGGACGTTGAACCATTTCTTAAAGAAAATGCTTCGGTAATTGAAGATTATGTAATTGAAAATGATGCCCGCAATTCTGCAGTCCCACTACTTGATTTGAAACAAATTAATGCTCGCATCGAACCGGGGGCAATCATCCGCGATAAAGTAACGATCGGAGATAATGCAGTTATCATGATGGGTGCCATTATCAATATTGGCGCCGAAATCGGTGCAGACTCCATGATTGATATGGGCGTGGTATTAGGTGGCCGAGCAATTGTTGGTAAACATTCTCATATTGGAGCCGGTGCTGTGTTGGCCGGAGTTATCGAACCAGCATCTGCTAAGCCAGTTCAAGTTGATGACAATGTCTTGATTGGTGCAAATGCCGTCGTTATCGAAGGCGTTCACGTTGGTGAAGGAGCTGTTGTAGCGGCCGGATCTATCGTTACTTCAGATGTCGCACCACATACAATGGTTGCTGGTGTGCCAGCAAGAAAAATTAAAGATGTTGATGACAAAACAGTTAGCAAAACGAGTCTTGAAGATGATTTAAGAAAGCTGTGA
- a CDS encoding N-acetyldiaminopimelate deacetylase — translation MSQLTNDELIQIRRHLHQIPELAMHEVQTRDYLIEVISQMNLEYAEIRDQIATLPTAILVRVNGSDPLRTIGYRTDIDALPVDEQTGLAYASQHPHVMHACGHDVHMTVALGVLNHFLEHRPKDNLVFFFQPAEESQNGGKVAFEQGLFEGKWRPDEFYGLHDNPDLPAGSIGCRMGTLFAGTTEVNVDFRGKSGHAAFPQDANDMVVAASQFINQVQTIISRSINPIESGVITFGLMQAGTIRNVISGSARLEGTIRGLTQVMIERIIERLKQVAAGIASSYDCDVDIQFNQGGYLPVENNPELTKRLIDFFTQDDGTQFIETEPAMTGEDFGYLLAKFPGTMFWLGVNDDSQLHSATFKPDEAAISKGISSINSFLEYRMTN, via the coding sequence ATGAGTCAGTTAACAAATGATGAACTAATTCAAATTAGAAGGCATCTTCATCAGATTCCAGAGTTAGCGATGCACGAGGTGCAAACTCGCGACTATTTAATAGAAGTAATTAGTCAGATGAATCTCGAATATGCTGAAATTAGAGATCAAATAGCCACTTTACCCACAGCTATTTTAGTCAGGGTCAATGGCAGTGATCCGCTTCGAACGATTGGGTATCGAACGGACATCGATGCGTTACCTGTTGATGAACAGACAGGACTTGCATACGCTTCACAGCATCCCCACGTAATGCACGCCTGTGGCCATGATGTACATATGACGGTGGCGTTAGGAGTTTTGAACCACTTTCTGGAACACCGTCCAAAAGACAATTTAGTTTTCTTCTTTCAACCGGCTGAAGAAAGTCAAAACGGTGGCAAAGTTGCCTTTGAACAAGGATTATTTGAAGGTAAATGGCGACCTGATGAGTTTTATGGATTGCATGACAATCCGGACTTACCAGCTGGTTCGATTGGATGTCGAATGGGAACTTTATTTGCTGGCACCACCGAAGTGAATGTTGATTTTCGAGGAAAAAGTGGTCACGCTGCCTTTCCTCAAGATGCTAACGATATGGTAGTAGCGGCATCTCAATTCATTAATCAAGTGCAGACTATTATTTCTCGAAGTATTAATCCAATTGAGAGCGGAGTCATCACTTTCGGATTGATGCAAGCTGGAACAATCAGAAATGTAATTTCGGGAAGCGCTCGACTAGAAGGGACGATTCGCGGATTAACTCAGGTTATGATCGAACGAATTATTGAAAGACTTAAGCAGGTAGCTGCAGGTATAGCTAGCAGTTATGACTGTGATGTTGATATCCAGTTTAATCAGGGCGGTTATCTTCCGGTAGAAAACAATCCGGAATTGACTAAAAGATTAATTGATTTTTTCACTCAAGATGACGGAACTCAGTTCATTGAAACAGAACCAGCGATGACCGGAGAAGACTTTGGCTACTTACTAGCAAAATTTCCTGGAACAATGTTTTGGTTAGGAGTGAATGATGATTCACAACTGCATTCCGCAACGTTTAAACCGGATGAAGCCGCAATTAGTAAGGGAATTAGTTCAATCAACAGCTTTTTAGAATACCGAATGACAAATTAG
- the dapA gene encoding 4-hydroxy-tetrahydrodipicolinate synthase, with amino-acid sequence MIDADIMTAIVTPFGRDGSIDYEALERLTNHLIHTGSKGFVIGGTTGETPTLSHDEKIRLYTRFTQIVNGRAIIIAGTGSNSTQETIDFTHEVSEIAGIDYALVVVPYYNKPNQRGMMAHFEAVAEESDVPIIIYNIPGRTGVEMSVDTVVTLADNPNIAGVKQCTSIEDLEYLVENTRNFNVYTGEDVQALSAKVIGANGVISVASHIYGNEMREMYDDLENGDFVAAGNIMRQLAPKMQALFMYPSPSPVKAVLNATGYGVGGCRLPILPLNDEEKQVLARHLAMAETALIN; translated from the coding sequence ATGATAGATGCAGATATTATGACCGCAATCGTAACGCCTTTTGGAAGAGATGGCTCAATCGATTATGAAGCACTAGAGAGATTAACTAACCATTTGATACACACCGGAAGTAAGGGGTTTGTTATTGGTGGAACAACTGGTGAAACTCCAACTTTGAGTCATGATGAAAAGATCAGACTCTACACTAGATTCACTCAAATCGTTAACGGTCGGGCAATTATTATTGCCGGAACAGGTAGCAATAGTACTCAAGAAACTATTGACTTCACTCATGAAGTTAGTGAGATTGCGGGCATTGATTACGCATTGGTAGTGGTTCCTTACTACAACAAACCAAACCAACGAGGTATGATGGCTCATTTTGAAGCAGTTGCTGAAGAATCCGATGTGCCAATTATTATCTACAACATCCCTGGCCGAACCGGTGTCGAGATGTCAGTGGATACGGTCGTCACATTAGCTGATAATCCTAATATTGCAGGTGTTAAGCAATGTACTTCAATTGAAGATTTAGAGTACTTGGTTGAAAACACGCGAAACTTTAATGTTTATACCGGTGAAGATGTTCAAGCACTATCGGCAAAAGTAATTGGTGCCAATGGTGTGATCTCAGTTGCTAGTCACATCTACGGTAATGAAATGCGAGAAATGTATGATGACCTTGAGAACGGTGATTTTGTCGCTGCTGGAAATATCATGCGTCAGTTGGCACCAAAGATGCAGGCATTATTTATGTATCCTTCACCATCACCAGTCAAAGCAGTTTTAAATGCGACAGGTTATGGAGTCGGTGGATGTCGCTTACCAATTTTGCCATTAAATGATGAGGAGAAGCAGGTATTAGCTCGTCATTTAGCCATGGCTGAAACGGCACTGATCAATTAG
- the dapB gene encoding 4-hydroxy-tetrahydrodipicolinate reductase yields MIKVIVAGFMGSMGQKTVEMIKQTDDFQLVAGLGPHAQEIDKSEYHLADDVQVFDQLNKVETDADVWVDFTLPNSAFENVKFAIEHGIHPVVGTSGMSDAHLTELTQLAAEKHVGGLIAPNFGLSAVLLMKFAQEAAKYFPDAEVIEMHHEDKLDAPSGTAISTAKMIAEAREQNPSASKTEATIDGARGGDVEGVPVHSVRLPGYVAHEQVLFGGSGEALTIRQDSFDRSSFMSGVKIAIPAVIKETSLMIGLENIL; encoded by the coding sequence ATGATTAAGGTAATAGTTGCTGGATTTATGGGGTCAATGGGTCAAAAGACTGTTGAAATGATCAAACAAACGGATGATTTTCAACTAGTTGCTGGTTTAGGCCCACACGCTCAAGAAATTGATAAAAGTGAATATCATTTAGCAGATGATGTGCAGGTGTTTGATCAACTTAATAAAGTCGAGACTGATGCGGATGTGTGGGTCGATTTTACTCTGCCAAATTCAGCATTTGAAAACGTTAAGTTTGCGATTGAACACGGAATTCATCCAGTAGTCGGCACTTCAGGAATGTCCGATGCTCACTTGACCGAATTGACTCAATTGGCGGCAGAAAAACATGTCGGTGGATTAATCGCACCTAACTTCGGCTTATCTGCAGTTTTATTGATGAAATTTGCTCAAGAAGCGGCAAAATACTTTCCTGACGCTGAAGTTATTGAAATGCACCATGAAGATAAGTTGGATGCTCCATCAGGAACAGCAATCAGCACCGCTAAAATGATTGCCGAAGCTAGAGAGCAAAATCCCAGTGCTTCAAAAACCGAAGCAACAATTGATGGTGCACGAGGCGGGGATGTTGAAGGGGTTCCAGTACATTCGGTCAGACTCCCAGGCTACGTTGCACACGAACAAGTTTTATTTGGGGGTTCTGGAGAGGCACTTACTATTAGACAGGATTCGTTCGACCGTTCTTCATTCATGAGTGGTGTGAAAATAGCCATACCAGCAGTAATTAAGGAAACATCGTTGATGATTGGATTAGAAAATATATTGTAA
- a CDS encoding aminotransferase class I/II-fold pyridoxal phosphate-dependent enzyme yields the protein MPVLDEKLSNVVNRRVAAVAPSGIREFDQKISAIPGIVKLTIGEPDFDVPEHVKNAAVKSIQENESHYSAQKGIVELRNAISQYLKKVTSITYDPETEVITTIGATEAIYTALTTVLNPGDKVIVPTPAFALYFPIISLAGAEIITIDTSDDDFVLTPEKLQAALDENGDQVKAIILNYPTNPTGVEYSRNQLQALADIISQHPMYVIADEIYNELTYGVEHTSIASMIPGQTIVINGLSKSHAMTGYRIGYIAAPEQIVKQATKTHAFVVTSPSNPAQYAAAEALTNGLADPSEMKQTYERRLRYVSGRLSEMGFEVVNPQGAFYIFVKIPATANPNSVLFATELAEQAGVGVTPGAAFGPGGEGYIRLSYVASDEKLQLAMDRMAQYLQVLQ from the coding sequence ATGCCAGTATTAGATGAGAAATTAAGCAATGTTGTGAACCGAAGAGTGGCTGCAGTAGCGCCATCCGGAATTCGGGAATTTGATCAAAAGATTTCAGCAATTCCTGGAATAGTTAAATTAACTATTGGTGAACCAGATTTTGATGTTCCTGAACACGTTAAGAATGCTGCAGTTAAAAGTATTCAGGAAAATGAGTCCCACTACTCTGCTCAAAAAGGCATTGTGGAGCTTCGAAATGCAATCAGTCAGTATCTTAAAAAAGTAACGAGCATTACATATGATCCAGAAACAGAAGTGATTACTACGATTGGTGCTACTGAAGCCATCTATACTGCACTAACGACAGTTTTAAATCCTGGTGATAAGGTAATTGTACCGACACCAGCATTTGCATTGTATTTTCCAATTATTAGTCTAGCTGGTGCCGAGATTATCACTATCGACACATCAGACGATGATTTTGTGTTAACACCGGAAAAATTACAGGCAGCCTTAGACGAAAACGGTGACCAAGTTAAGGCTATCATTTTGAATTATCCAACGAACCCAACTGGAGTTGAGTATTCAAGAAATCAGCTTCAAGCATTAGCTGATATCATTTCACAACATCCAATGTATGTAATTGCGGATGAAATCTACAATGAATTAACTTATGGTGTTGAGCATACTTCAATTGCTTCAATGATTCCTGGTCAGACGATCGTGATTAACGGGCTGTCAAAGTCACACGCAATGACGGGTTATCGAATCGGCTACATTGCCGCACCTGAACAAATCGTTAAGCAGGCGACTAAAACCCACGCTTTTGTAGTCACATCACCATCTAACCCAGCACAGTATGCAGCCGCCGAAGCCTTAACGAATGGATTAGCTGATCCGAGTGAAATGAAACAAACTTATGAACGTCGATTAAGATATGTTTCTGGAAGATTAAGCGAGATGGGATTTGAAGTGGTTAATCCACAAGGTGCATTTTATATATTCGTGAAGATACCGGCGACTGCTAATCCAAATTCAGTTTTATTTGCCACAGAATTGGCTGAACAAGCTGGTGTTGGTGTCACTCCAGGCGCCGCTTTTGGCCCCGGTGGAGAAGGTTATATTCGGTTATCGTACGTAGCGTCAGATGAAAAACTTCAATTAGCTATGGACCGCATGGCGCAATATTTACAAGTTCTACAATAG
- a CDS encoding aspartate-semialdehyde dehydrogenase, whose product MTTGFNVAILGATGAVGTRLISQLEQSTIPIKHVKLLASARSAGKRLKFKGQDVIIEEAKPESFENVDLVLASAGGSVSKQLLPEAVKRGAVCVDNTSAFRMDPQVPLVVPEVNADELANHKGIIANPNCSTIQMVVALEPIRQRFGLKQVIVSTYQAVSGAGQSALNELMDESQQVIDGQPTDPEILPTKGDKKHYQMAFNLLPQIDVFEDDGYTHEEWKMIHETKKIMLNDMNAKGIKVTATCVRVPIRIGHGESVYFEVVDKHATADQIRQILANSAGIVVQDDPSQQLYPQSIVAEGSRETYVGRLRPDLENEGNFNMWVVSDNLLKGAAWNTVQIAEELVKRDLVHVPELAYQQNN is encoded by the coding sequence ATGACAACAGGATTTAACGTAGCAATTTTAGGAGCAACTGGAGCAGTCGGAACTCGATTAATTTCACAGCTTGAACAATCAACGATTCCAATCAAGCACGTAAAGTTATTGGCTTCCGCTCGTTCAGCCGGTAAGAGGCTTAAGTTTAAAGGCCAAGATGTAATCATCGAAGAGGCTAAGCCGGAAAGCTTTGAAAACGTTGACCTAGTGCTAGCTTCTGCGGGAGGTTCTGTTTCTAAGCAATTATTACCCGAAGCTGTTAAACGTGGGGCTGTGTGCGTAGATAACACGAGTGCTTTTAGAATGGATCCACAGGTTCCTTTGGTAGTTCCAGAGGTTAATGCTGATGAGTTAGCTAATCATAAAGGAATTATTGCTAACCCTAATTGTTCAACTATTCAAATGGTTGTGGCCCTTGAACCCATTAGACAGCGATTCGGTTTAAAACAAGTCATCGTTTCGACCTACCAAGCAGTTTCAGGTGCTGGACAATCAGCCTTAAATGAATTAATGGATGAAAGCCAACAAGTTATTGATGGTCAACCAACAGACCCAGAAATTTTGCCAACCAAGGGTGATAAAAAACATTATCAAATGGCATTTAACCTTCTTCCCCAAATCGATGTTTTTGAAGATGATGGTTACACTCACGAAGAATGGAAGATGATTCATGAGACCAAGAAAATTATGCTAAATGATATGAATGCTAAAGGCATCAAGGTTACCGCAACCTGTGTTAGAGTGCCAATCAGAATTGGTCATGGAGAATCAGTTTATTTTGAGGTAGTAGATAAACACGCGACCGCTGATCAGATTCGACAAATATTAGCTAATTCGGCAGGCATCGTGGTTCAAGATGATCCTAGCCAACAATTATATCCACAATCAATCGTAGCCGAAGGCAGCCGCGAGACGTATGTTGGTCGACTTAGACCAGATTTGGAAAATGAAGGTAACTTTAATATGTGGGTGGTTTCCGATAACTTATTGAAAGGTGCAGCTTGGAACACTGTTCAAATCGCTGAAGAATTAGTTAAACGTGATTTAGTTCATGTTCCTGAATTAGCATATCAACAGAATAATTAA